The genomic stretch GGCAGACTTCGCCTTTGCCGGCAAGGCAGGCGACACGGgtgcgggcgaggagacagggagagaggaatGTGACCGCTGGGAGGAAGGGAAGGCggggaaggaggagaagggagcggcgccggcctcagCCAAAGGGTttggcgctgcagacgacgaggtCGATCGCCCCgagggaagcgaagaaagaaaggcGACAACCAagtcgctggcgacgcctGGAGAGACTGCATCAAAGTCCTGCGTATGGCGGATATCCGCGTCGGACTCAAGCACAAGCGCGTCACTTTCTCCGTCCTCTTCggtgtctcctttctctcgcaCTTCTCCTGAGCCGCATTCGCGCACGGCGTCTGCATCCCCCAtttcggcgtcgcctggcgGAAGCTCGTCGTCGGCATTTTTCTCCTCTACACCACCGGATATCGGTGCGGCTCGCCTtccctccgctgtctctgcatcGTCGGCAacgcgctcttcttcctcttcactGGAGagtccttcgccttcgcgggtgccgcgtgcctccgctgcggcgagctcgGGAGGTCGTTCGCCTTCCGTGGAGTCTTTTGAGACACTCGacacgagagagcgagaaggggAGGAACAGGAAGGGGCGCACCAGCGCGAACGCGTCGAGGGGCGGTGGGCAGCcgccgagcgaggaggcgcgagggaggaaaCACCGGCGcccgaaggcgacggagaatTAGAAGGCCTCGAGTTTTCGCAGgcaaagagagagggaggattGAAGCGCCGGGAAGAGATGGCTCAcgcgctctccgcagaggcgtctCTCTCAAACTCTGATCGTCGCTCGACTGGCGGCGTCTTTttgcgcgacgaggccgcacAGAAGGAGCTCGGAGTGGAGCCGTCGCAGCGTGGGCTCGCTGAGGGGGTGGAGAgggcaggcggccgcgacgagctCTGCGAttcggccgcagcggccgctgagCACCTCGAGAGCGCCACAACGGACGCGAtgagcagccgctgcagcacggCCTCTCTATCGGATGCGCCGTGCTCAGGGAACGACGCGccagccgaggaggcggcgccgcctgcttctccctacgcgctcgcctcgttgGTTcatctctccgcgcgcgcgaggccgcgcacccGAGGAcggtctttctctctccatcgAGTGCAGAACATACGCAgactcgcgccgcagagagacgcaggggGAGACTGGCAGCTGggctcctctcgcgcgccttcggccgcTTTTTCCCTGAGAATCGACGACAGCCGCTCCAGCTTGTGGAAGAGCGTTGCAGCTCAGGCGGAGAGTCTCGTGGCATTTGCCCCGCTCGCgttcgcgcggcgtcgacaAGGCGCGGGTAGCAGAAAGCCAGAAAGTGGCGGAATGCCACCCGAAGAGGAGGCTCAGGATGAAGAGTGTGGGGAAGGtttcgctcgcgcgtcctcgcggcggaTCTTTTGTGGCAATCATCGCCGCGGAGATGAGGAGGCGGccctcgcggaggcctgcgcgcaTGTGGCGAAGAGCGCAGCCGACGAACTGAGTCGCTTGGCGGGAAGgctttccctctctcctgccGGTGTCTCTTCTCCAGTAGAGGACTCGGCCTCGTCGTTTCCGGTCGGAGTCGCCGAGGCCCTGCCGGTTGACTCCTGGAGGGACGGACTTGCCACGCCTGCGAAAGGCTCTcaagcggcgacggcgaaacCCGAGGCAGGAGAAGACGGGCGGTCACGCTCCCGCTTTTTGGGCTCTTCGCGGCAGCTCGTCGCAGCCCTCTGCTCGGCGTCCTTTGCGGCccttcgccagcgcctgaGCGAGTCGCCGCCTTCAGCCCTGCTTCTTccacgcgtccgcgccctcgcaggcgctTTGCGAGCGACGTGtgcggccttcgtcgcggcgaccgcaggTGCGGAGGCACATGCGAAGGGCTGTCGGGCCTCAGGGGCGCTTTCGTCAGGCAAGAAACGGACGCTGGAGGGGGAAGCAGCTCGCGTTGCACGGGCGAACGAACGGAAGAAGCTCCGCGGTCTGCCCATCCCGCCGCGGAACCCGCGCCCGCTGAAACCTGAGAAGTTCCcccgcgaagagagcgcaCCGAGCAGgactgcggcgagcgagactGGGGCGAAAGGGgcttcggcgtctcctgTCACTTCCTCCTGGCAAGAGGCGCTTCTCAGCTGTCACTCGCGactggagcgcgagcgaTGCGACGCGCGTGTGGAGGTCGAGGGGCGGCTGTCGTCGGTTCACCCCGTCGAAGGAAAGCGGCGGGGCGAGCGACTTGGAGCCCGCAAAGCGacccgcgcgccgagagggaCGCGGAATGAAGAGACCAGAGACGAGCCGTCGTcgggagagggcgagcgcgcgtcGGCATTCAGCCATGACCACAGCAACTTTCTGCTGTCGCAGCACATGCGcctggaggagctgcgcctcctcaggcgaGACGCGTTGGCCCTGTCTTCTCGcagctcgtcggcggcgacttCTGCCGTGCAGGGTGACCGCGCGGAGGGAAACGCAGGCGAtgaggcaggcgaaggaggcactGTGGAagacgccttcttcgccttctgttGGGGCCTGTGCGAAGGAGAGGCCGTGGAGGAAGGACCGCCCGACGACTGGAGCAGACAAGACGTCCCTGAATCCTCAGCGAGAGCTCCGGCTCTACCCTCACTGTCGCGCGAGCTGCACAGCCTTTTCTCGCTTTCGCAGCAACTCGAAGGAGAAATGGGCCCcgaacagagaggagaggctcGAGACAACGCAGACAAACACAGAGACGCAAGCTCGCCTCTGTGTGCTCTCGCGGAGGCTCTGGGGTGCCTCGCGGGActctgcgaaggcgacgacctCTTAACGGCTTTGACGCAGAGACCTtgcagcgcctggcgcacGGCTGTCTCGCTTGCGCGTATTCTGcatcgcctcgcctctcatTCGTCTTCTGTGTTCTTCTGTGAAGCGAGCTCCACGTCGCGGATCGTTGTTCAGCTCTTcaaagaagccgcggaggagctctccgccgtcttcgcggctCTGCACGGCGTCGCGGGCAGCTGCCAAGGACagaccgcgcgcgaggaggaatcGGAGGGATTCAGAGAGCCCGAAGAAACGAGAGGAAAACTGAAAAGGCGTCGGTGGGACGACGCGCCCATACCCGAGAGAGAGGATCAAGAGAGGCTTCGCGGGCAGCTGCACCGACTCGCACGTcaagcgcgcggcgtcgcgcaggccgcggtcTGTCGCGCGCTTCTGTCGCGGGTGCTGGCGGACGGcggtgcagagagagaaggagaaggaggagagaaggcgctggagggcgagcggcgcgatTTCCCGAGTCTCAGATGCCGGTGCTCGCTTCGCGAGGCGGACTCgcgttcttcgccttctgcttgcGGCTCGGGAGGAAGTGAGCTTGAGAGACGCATGGGGGTCTGctggctcgcgcgtctgtctcaccccgcgggcctcgaagtcgcggaggcggcgagcgacagggTGTCTCCGCTGTTGGCGCGGCGTGCCTTGGTGGAAGGCCACGAGGCGTGCGAACTCGCAGAGTTATTGCGCGTCGCGTTCAGCTTTCCCGGCActtccgcagaggcgcctgccaccgcgccgcttcgcctgtGGAAGGAggttctcctcgccttcgccgcggaggctcaGCCTGCGGCCGACGCGAGGCAGGATCTCGCGCTGGACGCGGACAACGCAGGGGAGACATctctgaagagaaaaaagattCTGCCGCAGAGGGGATGCGCGGAGGACTGCAACACGAAAGCCGAAactggaggagacgcgcaggtgACGATTCGGCACATGCGCCTGGCCATTCTGCTGCGCGAGTGTCTGATGCAGCATTTCCTCGTGACGGCGCGCGGATGCGGCGAGTCCGCGGACAGAAACGCGGCTTTGTCTTTCTTTTCGctggaggagagcgaggcggatgCCCGCGGGGCGATGCGCAAGGTGACGCAGAGTGCAAAGCGCATGCAGGgagcgggcgacgcgaccgCAGACAGCGTGCAAGCAGATGAGGACGCCAGGGCGACTCTCTTCCTCTCACTGGCCCTCGCGGAGGTGTGGAGCGCGCAGCTGAAAGGCTTTGGTGCAGCGGGGTCACGGCAAGAAGGACGCTCCGGAAGCGGCGGCCGACCCCCTAGTGGCGCGCCGAcacaggcgagcgagaaggtTCCTGGGGGAGCggggcgaagcagcgacgcagggcgaagcagcgacgcagggcgaagcagcgacgaagggcgaagcagcgacgaagggcgaagcagcgacgaagggcgaagcagcgacgcagggcgaagcagcgacgaagggcgaagcagcgacgcagggcgaagcagcgacgaagggcgaagcagcgacgcagggcaGCACCCGCCGCGCACAAGGCTCGTTCCCTCGTGCTTgttcgctctcctccctcaGATCAAGACAGCCATCGGTGTCCTCttggagggcgaagaagagagggcgacgccgagcctCGAGGGAgcgcgcgggggggcggccgcgaatTAGAGTTTTCGGAAGAGACATGAAGCGCTCgtagagaggaaggcgcaagCGCGGAGCAGGAAGGGGCGTCTCCCGCGATGCgggcgagagacggcggagactgagaggagacgaaggaggaaggagggTGATACGGTTTTGTCTTTTCGACACCCGCGTTTCTTTTCCGCGCGGCGTGAGAAGGAAGAGCTCGAAAGGCGTAGGGGGAGCACGTCGACGCTGAAGGGACGCGACGGAGAGTTTGGGGATCGGGGTCGACGGAGCCCGCTCTTTTTCATGGCAGCGGCGTAAGCAGCTTCCGGCACACGTGTGTTTGGCGTGCTGTCACCTCCGGTGCAAAGCAAAACGGAGCGTGTAGCGTGGAAAGCGAGCAATTTGAACGACGGCGGCCACTGTCTCGGCTGACACGTTTTTCTCGGCGCTGGAGCTTCTTGGCGAACGGACTCTGTGGCTGACGAGTCAAGGCGCACAGAGGAGcaagaagacggcggcaaTTTCTGATTTGTGTCAGTTGGGCGTACCCGCGGTGGAGCCTGAGTTGGATTTATCTCGCTTTGCCTCGCATTGGAAATGCGAAGCACGCAGTCCTAGATCAATGACAGCATCCAGATACATAGATTTTTTTTTAAATACTTCTGTGTGGAGGCatagatgcatgcatgtaccGCGGATTTTCAGATGgcagtggaggcgcgcgagtgcccgtagagagagagagaacgaagcaAGGGAGGCTGGGGCCCTGTGTAGTTCACACGGGGCCTGATGGCACTGCTCTCGGCGTGTT from Besnoitia besnoiti strain Bb-Ger1 chromosome X, whole genome shotgun sequence encodes the following:
- a CDS encoding hypothetical protein (encoded by transcript BESB_017310) codes for the protein MALRRTSPGISTTPFFPCRPAALGQVVAAPYVSSLRYPASIPSSFAALPASTALFPWRRRAAACVIAFSAPCLRLSCLPPLAEALPMASCGSGRSSTASSTPHRVPSSPVPPSSPLADHPHTISSASTLSAVSLGSSPASGVAAPASVPGSGLLLSLQNVKRQEALVEGGGVDDGVLGAGDRRGSGGRGEQAPAERGTPAGLDWEKMLLFLSRLTPEKDAGGSAKGGEEGTREATASKANDSKAKRERKRRSPAMLQNDSQKQKTAGVPRGAELVLPASLSRDKHWHEGGFSPYAALAPGSAESPAEASAESRGCGLLGRHGGENDKENVAARDAQVSVASLPQRRGSRGVRGGRKGCERHAFTPPSSSLAFALPGLQLGRPISVRAQGSPPHEISAMRSGEGYDASQRLSFLSFPSHAASSVSSASPAPVGGSSPAFCVARPMRAERSRERGDAARRLDASPSADSAAADASAACRTSQAVSRGEPPETESRWPVESAPAVAGDAEPVGVSVPPGGVHTPRADGAQTSSRRGRRPRSSPGGRGSAEGRRRGRKNRPESVALPQISEESQPVGGGEEASGVWTPRRGVQTPACTAFSAGAGACSVIPSTTTGFAGESNDEKTGEDLDEDTFAALVFCSEGERGAKDEEEAKREADPEATSEPVAGGLLDDSVWFTDAEGEGCKEAKEAKSGVKAKDVQNDPVEESAELDADEALQFLFPEQVPDISSSAPASPPADAPFPPSSSSCSPLASAPACTPPDSLFAHPAPPASSFSTLSSSGPSSAPFATPVEFPSSTFSRTPASSTASDSFWRSSECHLPPAARTPPGESSPAARSAAPVEAAEASLFFQSPCGNFTSVAITEAGEAPNLAGSGDTRAACLYPASSMPSLARSVPSSAPVSPSPLSPERPVSSFARRSSPAPQSSRVSARSPAACPPAPSDSLPSQAALGASRCASCEGLRRQLLAVRLRGFSEWSDKCKMLEAALEEKISLIHQLETRGAALLTTLDEERKACAEECERRRRSEESLAACKACLRDLEAERERRREEEAELHQLLVCTQEELKRERDTVKRLERLAALDAQQIQSLTQRLERLHRDAARRKQRGRTDHDEAAAAVCASEAEEEASEREEETEMRTVEKELSLASAAEGEAALACVASPPFFPHARSLDDELFEEMHVDTPERENGNGRLEEEKEEPGKGKERRALLEETAPGTAAPADSFEEAPAAPAQSTRRIILQEENQQEEARVVEPQAAPADFAFAGKAGDTGAGEETGREECDRWEEGKAGKEEKGAAPASAKGFGAADDEVDRPEGSEERKATTKSLATPGETASKSCVWRISASDSSTSASLSPSSSVSPFSRTSPEPHSRTASASPISASPGGSSSSAFFSSTPPDIGAARLPSAVSASSATRSSSSSLESPSPSRVPRASAAASSGGRSPSVESFETLDTREREGEEQEGAHQRERVEGRWAAAERGGAREETPAPEGDGELEGLEFSQAKREGGLKRREEMAHALSAEASLSNSDRRSTGGVFLRDEAAQKELGVEPSQRGLAEGVERAGGRDELCDSAAAAAEHLESATTDAMSSRCSTASLSDAPCSGNDAPAEEAAPPASPYALASLVHLSARARPRTRGRSFSLHRVQNIRRLAPQRDAGGDWQLGSSRAPSAAFSLRIDDSRSSLWKSVAAQAESLVAFAPLAFARRRQGAGSRKPESGGMPPEEEAQDEECGEGFARASSRRIFCGNHRRGDEEAALAEACAHVAKSAADELSRLAGRLSLSPAGVSSPVEDSASSFPVGVAEALPVDSWRDGLATPAKGSQAATAKPEAGEDGRSRSRFLGSSRQLVAALCSASFAALRQRLSESPPSALLLPRVRALAGALRATCAAFVAATAGAEAHAKGCRASGALSSGKKRTLEGEAARVARANERKKLRGLPIPPRNPRPLKPEKFPREESAPSRTAASETGAKGASASPVTSSWQEALLSCHSRLERERCDARVEVEGRLSSVHPVEGKRRGERLGARKATRAPRGTRNEETRDEPSSGEGERASAFSHDHSNFLLSQHMRLEELRLLRRDALALSSRSSSAATSAVQGDRAEGNAGDEAGEGGTVEDAFFAFCWGLCEGEAVEEGPPDDWSRQDVPESSARAPALPSLSRELHSLFSLSQQLEGEMGPEQRGEARDNADKHRDASSPLCALAEALGCLAGLCEGDDLLTALTQRPCSAWRTAVSLARILHRLASHSSSVFFCEASSTSRIVVQLFKEAAEELSAVFAALHGVAGSCQGQTAREEESEGFREPEETRGKLKRRRWDDAPIPEREDQERLRGQLHRLARQARGVAQAAVCRALLSRVLADGGAEREGEGGEKALEGERRDFPSLRCRCSLREADSRSSPSACGSGGSELERRMGVCWLARLSHPAGLEVAEAASDRVSPLLARRALVEGHEACELAELLRVAFSFPGTSAEAPATAPLRLWKEVLLAFAAEAQPAADARQDLALDADNAGETSLKRKKILPQRGCAEDCNTKAETGGDAQVTIRHMRLAILLRECLMQHFLVTARGCGESADRNAALSFFSLEESEADARGAMRKVTQSAKRMQGAGDATADSVQADEDARATLFLSLALAEVWSAQLKGFGAAGSRQEGRSGSGGRPPSGAPTQASEKVPGGAGRSSDAGRSSDAGRSSDEGRSSDEGRSSDEGRSSDAGRSSDEGRSSDAGRSSDEGRSSDAGQHPPRTRLVPSCLFALLPQIKTAIGVLLEGEEERATPSLEGARGGAAAN